In Synechococcus sp. A18-25c, a single window of DNA contains:
- a CDS encoding cAMP phosphodiesterase, translated as MRHHGRILKSGLLTSIRRIRAALAAPLALMPILLGGPAAFAQATGQATKPASNEDVFLYRGMGSSYVCNARTAGLEFPKAVGIAAATYVQLLNGRHGGLVASAGSKKLTNEQLFAGAEFQIITGAMQFCPDLVPEDVKEKVEEAIEKQAGAN; from the coding sequence ATGCGGCACCATGGCCGCATTCTTAAGTCAGGACTCTTGACTTCCATCCGTCGAATCCGTGCAGCATTGGCTGCTCCCCTGGCTCTGATGCCGATCCTGCTGGGAGGTCCCGCAGCATTCGCTCAAGCGACGGGCCAGGCTACGAAACCTGCGTCGAATGAGGACGTGTTTCTCTACCGCGGCATGGGGTCTTCCTATGTCTGTAATGCCCGTACCGCAGGCCTTGAGTTTCCCAAAGCAGTTGGTATCGCCGCTGCCACCTACGTGCAGCTGCTCAATGGCCGTCACGGTGGCCTTGTTGCTTCTGCTGGCAGCAAAAAGCTCACCAACGAGCAGCTGTTCGCTGGGGCTGAATTCCAGATCATCACCGGTGCGATGCAGTTCTGTCCTGATCTCGTCCCCGAGGATGTGAAGGAAAAGGTGGAAGAAGCGATCGAGAAGCAGGCTGGCGCCAACTGA
- a CDS encoding histidine kinase yields the protein MVGIDPTPRQQLTLLLVAGRHHLSSGDLRSLIQFLEHEDCGFDVTLQVADPVQQPELLELHRLVVTPALVKLQPLPKQVFAGSSIFQQLRGWVPRWQQDEVVSGLGLSLKPTELDGSRTQRELQLEDQLLVLRQENETLIDRLQSQERLLRMVAHELRTPLTAATLAVQSQQLGQIDLNRFRDVLKRRLEEIALLSKDLLEVGSTRWEALFNPQRLDLASLAAEAILELEKLWLGRDVTVNTDIPADLPLVYADQRRMRQVILNLLENALKFTQDGGTISLALVHRTNQWVQVSVSDSGPGIPEAEQQRIFLDRVRLPQTSGGTSGFGVGLSVCRRIVEVHGGRIWVVSEPGKGACFTFNVPVWHGQGQEKSITVLTEGPSDP from the coding sequence GTGGTCGGGATCGATCCCACACCACGTCAACAGCTGACACTGCTCCTCGTTGCAGGTCGTCATCACCTTTCCAGTGGTGATCTGCGTTCATTGATCCAGTTTCTGGAGCATGAGGACTGCGGCTTTGACGTGACACTCCAGGTGGCAGATCCGGTTCAGCAGCCGGAGCTGCTCGAACTACACCGTCTGGTTGTGACACCAGCCCTGGTCAAACTTCAACCACTTCCCAAACAGGTATTTGCTGGAAGCAGCATCTTTCAACAGCTGCGTGGCTGGGTTCCACGCTGGCAACAGGATGAAGTGGTGAGTGGTCTTGGCTTAAGCCTCAAGCCCACTGAACTGGATGGCAGCCGCACCCAGCGGGAACTGCAACTCGAAGATCAGTTGCTGGTCTTGCGTCAGGAAAACGAAACACTGATCGACCGTCTGCAGTCCCAGGAGCGGCTGCTGCGGATGGTGGCCCACGAACTGCGCACCCCGTTGACCGCCGCAACGCTTGCCGTCCAGAGCCAACAACTGGGGCAGATCGACCTCAACCGTTTCCGTGATGTGCTGAAACGCCGGCTCGAAGAGATCGCCTTGCTCTCCAAAGACCTCCTGGAAGTGGGGAGCACTCGCTGGGAAGCCCTGTTCAACCCACAACGTCTTGACCTGGCCAGCCTTGCCGCCGAGGCCATTCTCGAACTGGAAAAGCTCTGGCTGGGACGAGACGTGACCGTCAACACCGACATCCCAGCGGACCTGCCGTTGGTGTACGCCGATCAGCGACGCATGCGCCAAGTGATTCTCAACCTGCTGGAGAACGCACTCAAGTTCACACAAGACGGAGGAACAATCTCTTTGGCCCTGGTGCATCGCACCAACCAATGGGTTCAGGTCAGTGTCAGTGATAGTGGCCCTGGGATTCCTGAGGCAGAGCAGCAACGCATCTTTCTGGACCGCGTTCGCTTACCGCAGACCTCCGGAGGAACCTCTGGCTTCGGGGTCGGATTGTCCGTCTGCAGACGCATCGTTGAAGTGCACGGCGGGCGGATCTGGGTGGTTTCAGAACCAGGCAAGGGCGCATGCTTCACCTTCAACGTTCCGGTCTGGCACGGACAGGGGCAAGAGAAGTCCATAACCGTCTTGACGGAGGGTCCGTCTGACCCGTAA
- a CDS encoding SRPBCC family protein, translating to MNFADPLPTLQRAIRGRQQTIEQTVERLPQGVRRLAVQLRTRYSVEQLWQVLTDYEGLSNFIPNLSQSTLLERTGNRVTLSQVGSQQLVLGLKFSAEVQLELTEHRPEGFLQFRMIKGDFRRFEGAWRLQSVPDETLMLYELTVQGCLGMPIGLIEQRLRQDLSANLLAVESEAERRFA from the coding sequence TTGAACTTCGCCGACCCCTTGCCGACTCTTCAGCGAGCAATCCGAGGCCGTCAGCAGACGATCGAGCAGACCGTGGAACGTCTGCCGCAAGGAGTTCGGCGTCTGGCTGTTCAATTGCGCACCCGCTACAGCGTTGAGCAGCTTTGGCAAGTGCTCACCGATTACGAGGGCCTCAGCAATTTCATCCCTAATCTTAGCCAAAGCACTCTGCTTGAGCGGACGGGAAACCGAGTCACCCTCTCCCAAGTTGGCAGTCAACAACTAGTTCTTGGTCTGAAGTTCTCCGCTGAAGTTCAGCTTGAGTTGACCGAGCACCGACCGGAAGGTTTCCTGCAATTCCGGATGATCAAAGGGGACTTCCGCCGTTTCGAAGGAGCATGGCGACTGCAGTCCGTACCCGATGAAACGTTGATGCTTTACGAGCTCACTGTTCAGGGCTGTTTGGGAATGCCCATTGGTCTAATTGAGCAGCGTCTTCGTCAAGATCTCAGCGCCAATTTGCTGGCGGTTGAATCAGAAGCAGAACGTCGATTCGCCTGA